The sequence AAGCTCAAGATGTCAGAGAACATTATGAACGCAAACTTGAACGCACCAACAATCTATATCTAGAACTAAAcgctattttattgcaattggaGCTACGCGAGCGAGATGTAATaaagtgagaaaaatttatttttgttttctgttataatataatttaagcaaAAGCTatatgctataaatatatgtacaaagtgAACATGTATTATGtgatattatacatttctttaataacaGCAAACAACGTTATACCGCTTTGCAAAATCGTGTTCTGTATTTGGAGCACAGTCGAAAACCCACagatcgaaataaatatctggTTTGTCTCAGGAGAGAGCAACAATCGACAGGGTATAAGCAATACAAGAAACGTCTTGTTCGTCCTCTATTGAAAGCCCAAGAGAGGTTATATCGCAAACGGAATGGCACAGTGCAGTTTTCCACTTCTTCAACGCCCACTACTCCGCCATCGCCCACAGATTCGCCGCAGAGCCCTGTCAAAGCCATCATGTACACGCAATTGAATGAATCCAATCAACCAGAAACTGTTTTGGCATCAAACAATAGTTTCAAACAGCGTAAATACAGGCATCGTAGAGTTGGCTCAGGTTGTGGCCTAAGTTCCAGTCCTAGGTCGAGTCCTCATCGTGAAAGAAAAGTGAGGACAACAGTAATagtaatttatgacaaataataagttgcgataaaatatattttaagaataattttgacTTCCAAGAAATACACATAGGATTTATagttaattctttaaatgagtttaaaatagaatttttgataaaaaacgttccatttttaaaaatatttattgtttttagatAGTTATTTGATTGTTTGAATATTTGACAAGACTTTACATCTCAATTGTGTACAatgaattaattgatatatattatctcttataaaaataaatttaaatctatccTCTCCCCCATTTTCTCCAAAAAagagatcaaaatttttttttatattttcttgcaaaaaatattgtaaacattgattaattatgtaattagcaacaatacatattatatatatgataacatGACATGCTTTCTAATTGCAGAGTATAGAAGCATCTGTAAGATTCATTGACAGTCACACACAAACGGATATCATGGACATCAGTGAAACGGATCACTCTCCATTGCCGAATATAGCGTCTTTCTCACCAGAAAGGTCTTCTTTGGAAGCTGTCAGAAAACAATCGTTGAATAAACAGGCAATGGAATGTGTAAACGGGAATCCGATTTTGCCAGAAACGCATTATCCGATGCTAATTAGTTCATGCTCCAGTCCTGAACCGTTGAATGAAAATAACGCAAATGGAAACGAACGTTTGAAAGATTGTAGTGATGATGACAATCTTGAGACACTCGGTAGAAAAGTCAGCGAGATTATTATTGCGAATCGTCTCATTATTGATAATGGAAACGGCGAGGATGTTGTAATCTCTCACaggtattatataataatatcatctaagatataatttatttttaataatttttataatatatatttgttaacaaaaaatatcattattctttttctcattttattaataaacttttttattataattttattatattctattttcttatcatagtaaattttaaaattaagatagcaTAAGATTACATCACTTAAGAATCAAAATctcgatttaaatataattcattaaaccaattcttataatagaaataaagaagatTCAGGCAAACTACCTGGACATTATGCAGAGCAATCCGACATTAAACTACGAATTTCTTCAGACAATACAGATGATCGCGAAGATGATGCTTGCGAAGAAAGCTGGTCAGATGAAGAAGGGGAAGATCCAAgttatacttataattattctttgagACGAAGAAggtataaatttcaatataattaaatgataaatataattattttacattgtcTAATTGTTTGTCTTAAATCTGTCTAAAATCTTGAAAGATTTAGTGTAACAGTAGTTTAATTTACTCttttcaagaatttaaaaaaatttcttatactcggaaaaaataaacttgaaacaaaattttacgagatattaatgtttataagtttttaactCTTGTGCAGAAttctttaatagaaatattgtatgtggtgtatatacatatatattataaagaacttttttaataaaattgcttacatcttttaaaacattattaatgcggatattgaaaaatgtttactcttataaaaaaaataattgttatattgtaaatattttattaaatagtatcGCAAGGAAGCCAATTGGTCCTGGCTGTAGATTACGAAGATCTAAGCCAACAATACCTGGGAGAATGCAGCGGGCATTAGCTTCTGATGAAGAAAATACTTCTGAATATTCACATCCTCCGTCCAGTCAGACCTCCACTTTAGAGAGTAATCCGGATGTTCAAAGGGTTCTTCGTAATATACAACATTCCCAAAAAGTaagtaaattcaatttttttatttttacatgtgaTGAATGAATTCTAATGTAAGAAATAACTGCAAgatataaacttattaattatacattattatatatttgcaaataaatgccatgtgtacatatattatacatacatatattaaacatattttttaattttaattgttttaaaattgaacTTGTTTAAGTCacgtttgatttttttgattgataatccaattttataaatatattatataaatatattgattgatatatttgataatgtaaatatatgtgatatatttctcttttacgaGATAcatgtatgaaataaaaaacactcttgtcttatttaaatttagagaaaGGAAATAGACGACGCTTCTGACACATCGAGTCAATCGGAAACGGACGAAATTAGTGAAGTTACAATTGCGTCTCAACCAGCAAATGGAACTATGAAAATGGAGAGCCGAGTATAAGAGTACtgtagtataatttttatatttgatttttatgaacgcgctatattaatagattagaTTTATTGCCTAAATGAAATTCGATAATTATAGCATTCTTCATTCTGTAacttatgttaaatattgtagatatttatctattcatatatgtatacatacacacacaaataatgacatatacatataagtaaaCATACATAGGCATACATGCATCATGTACATCcatatactaaaaattgtttagaaaaaatagtaaaaacgATTGGGAATTCGAGACTTTACATCTCAATAGAATATTGAAGCCGCatagttttcaaaatattcttcacCAATATGTACAATCAATCACATACAtgaattagtaaaaaattagattaatattgcTCAAATTTATTTGAGTATACATaaggtttttttatatatacatatatgtaccaCATGAGATCATGATTCtagatttataatgtaattttcgtCCAACAAATCTAAATACTGCTTCGAAGGATGTTATtcacaaatgtaataaatgtcaTTCGAAATCGCTATATACATCGTACATTATATACGCCTCGCGACGATCATTCACATTAGTGAATGTTaaggtatatataattgtccaACATACATACTTCAAGaatcgtatatttatttctttcatgatatctaatatttatcatctactaatttaataattacttttgaataaaacgcatatatatatatatatatgtatatatcatttttaagtcacaaatttaattttaaactgtgcatacaaaacaaattttctatcCAGCCAAAATGCAGGCAGTCAAAAAGTccttaaattcatatatatttccttgcttatgtataaataatctcACTATGTCAGATGAAACTGAAAGACAGCTGTGAATAATAAGATGTTTTCATAATTATGAAAGCATctgattaaagatattatgtatatatgcacagTTTAAAcgcaaactaaaaaaattgaaaaagatcaAATAAACCTCACGGAATGAAATAACATGTACAACATAACGATAACGAATTGAACGAATTTTATTATGACATAAGTGCCTACGGCAATTTGCATGCATCGATCGCGTTAAAGTGTCTAGTGAAAGTTagagtattaataatattgtacacacacatatatatatatatatatatatatatatatatatatatatataaattaattagacaATTTAGTCTTTGAAGCATGTATTGTGAAAGATATTGTTGTACCTGTACCgatcttttatatttgcaatatattatggaTACATAAGACGTTAgacaaaaatgaatatatgagagaaaaaaatatagaatttgcTTCCTGAAAGCTACTCTCCACTTATAACAGAAGAGATACTTTGTGTCATATATGTatctctcttaaaatttacgCTCATACGTAAggaacttaatttttttttactttacagcCAACAAAGTCAAAGAATAAGTAAGTTTATAGTGACTATGTACTTATTGATTTCAGACTTTAAGCATTTATGTATAGTTTACAATGCGAGTTGTATTGCACGCGAGATAGTCAAACATGTGGTGCAGACGAGAGTTTCAAAACGAAGCTTGACACACAATAGCGCTGGATTGCACGCGGAAACTTCATACTCATTCCGCGAATAAATTACcggtattaataattattgtaagttGTATCTTTCTCACACATGCACGTACCTCCAAACTGTTGCGTTTATTCAATTATCGAAAAGAATGATGTTTTGCATCCATCTATTGTACCTGCTTTGAAACTCAAATTGCCTTAatgacaattatatacatctgtaaatatatagaCAATACAATaccgaaattaaaattttagcaaattaaAAGTAAGATAGAATAACAATTTGGATGTGCTCATTTAaacgaaataatttctaagGCGTATTATTAGAGAGATGTACTTTATAGTAATCATACATATTGTATCCACATCTCATACATTATGCGAGTAGTTGCATAAATTGTTCCTTTTCGTGCAGTGGCAGCTAAAACTGGCgagttctattattatataataatagaagcaGTACACAAAATTTgtgttatacataaaataaagttgattTACAGGACGTTTCATCTCTATATGCTTCATTCTCTTTGTACTAATCCGATACAAATatgatatgcatttttatcagataaataaatatatataaatatatatatatatatatatatatatatatatatatatatatatttgataaaattatattatatattatatatatttgataaaaatgcgTAAATTTCGacaagtaattatttattaaaaattatttattaattttgtaaacagcgcaattttcaaaaatagaagcaatttgtaaagaaaaagagtCAGTTGACATTGATAACATTTAgtgtaaaattgaatattagaattctcattttatttttatctgattgCAAGAACTGTATTGCGATTTGAATATCACGTCACATATATTCACATctaatttgatatttgatattttataatttgatattttatacaagctTTTACAATGAACTCACTCATGAGATTtgtttacttaaataataaaatttttagaacatATTGGATATATAGTGTATATTGGAATTTACTTATacacttatattaatattagaatatgcTGAGAAACATTGCTCTGATCGTGCaacataatatgatttatgtatgtatacataattgatttttactgGTATTAAAGCAAGATGGAATATGCAtcactaaaatataaaagataaaaatagttaactctgtatacatacaaatatatgtagaatatgcttcctttttttacgaatatagATGTAAAGACTTAGAAATCTGtttgtacatattaattttctctgaGAGTGCAAGGGGAGAGAAaggcattatttattatacattgtaaaaaccgattaatttcttatagatTCTCTATGATTATTATCAAGCATAAATGTGCTAAGAGAATGAGATtcttaaatgattataatcaattagttacgattattactaaaaattatatagtctTTTTCCTTAATGTCTATTATGgagatatctatatttattcgggtaatatatattattaatatgcacAAATTATTTCTAGTCCTCTTTTAAGAGGACAGATAAACgagatttcaaataaataaaattataatacaacaatcacaaattatacaacaattttcattacaattacaaattttaccaataaaatgaattactTAGAAATTCAGTAGTAGATTTATATAGAGATGAAGCGCTTTGTTTTAAACCGGTAAATAACGACACAACTCCTTCTTTAtcatcttcttcttcctcttcagGTAAATAGTCAGGCATTTCTTCGCCATCGCTATTATCGCCCGTTTGTATCTGTAAGTTtatcatattcatatttaatttgaaacgcatgtacacatatgtatatgtaattaattgattattttttaaatttatgatctcGAATCTATCCATTAAGTTATTtgacatgaaatatttaatttgtttttttaaaacacaatttGATTATTCTGTGTATGATTTaaggctttttttttaaatttatatatctatattattctgtttatctctatttttcataaaatagcGTACTTTTCTCAATTTGTTTCTTCTGAATCAGATCAGAGGTACTTAATagtttaatgaatataaattatactaaagTGAATAGAGAAGAGtctgtttatcataaaaaaaaagtaaattgcaAATCACaagaattacaataattcTTACCAGCTTTACAAGAAActcttgattaaatttatttcttgtcaCCAATCTCGCTTCCATATTATCTGTATTTTTGTCAATTGCTTCTGCAATTTGTTTCGCAGTGACAAAATTCAAAGTACGCATAGTTACACGCTGATGCTCCACATCAACAACAAGCGAAATGAGACCttcaattcttattaatattcctTCCAACT is a genomic window of Cataglyphis hispanica isolate Lineage 1 chromosome 5, ULB_Chis1_1.0, whole genome shotgun sequence containing:
- the LOC126849962 gene encoding mitogen-activated protein kinase kinase kinase 12 isoform X2, which translates into the protein MVLARFFLKKPAAQNDDDTTGDVAAVAVISGNITSATAKSMLCIQEELAQLSEIAASPERLITELREVQLPNSNPNSGSSSSDTATKCAPGTESIDSQRSNWVEGILGCMRPVWTMLSKTAINEKIKNLATDDWEIPFGDISEMKWVASGAQGAVFKGKLNREIVAVKKVKEPKETDIRHLKKLNHPNIVQFKGVCTKPPSYCIIMEFCPFGPLYDFLRAGEPVPPVRLVSWSKQIAAGMGYLHAHKIIHRDLKSPNVLIGQDEVVKITDFGTSRQWNEVSTKMTFVGTVAWMAPEVIRNDPCSEKVDIWSYGVVLWELLSGEIPYKDVDSSAVMWGVGSNSLHLPIPTSCPEGFGLLVKQCWATKPRNRPSFKLIEMHLAIAAVDVLSLEPEDYFKAQQSWKKEIQEHMEHMPLFTNTSPRFENDLILRRKNELRQAQDVREHYERKLERTNNLYLELNAILLQLELRERDVINKQRYTALQNRVLYLEHSRKPTDRNKYLVCLRREQQSTGYKQYKKRLVRPLLKAQERLYRKRNGTVQFSTSSTPTTPPSPTDSPQSPVKAIMYTQLNESNQPETVLASNNSFKQRKYRHRRVGSGCGLSSSPRSSPHRERKSIEASVRFIDSHTQTDIMDISETDHSPLPNIASFSPERSSLEAVRKQSLNKQAMECVNGNPILPETHYPMLISSCSSPEPLNENNANGNERLKDCSDDDNLETLGRKVSEIIIANRLIIDNGNGEDVVISHRNKEDSGKLPGHYAEQSDIKLRISSDNTDDREDDACEESWSDEEGEDPSYTYNYSLRRRSIARKPIGPGCRLRRSKPTIPGRMQRALASDEENTSEYSHPPSSQTSTLESNPDVQRVLRNIQHSQKRKEIDDASDTSSQSETDEISEVTIASQPANGTMKMESRV
- the LOC126849962 gene encoding mitogen-activated protein kinase kinase kinase 12 isoform X3 yields the protein MRTLAEIEILAQSKMYNLETEETGMSADMNGVVLSSPHPETHIFTNSMLCIQEELAQLSEIAASPERLITELREVQLPNSNPNSGSSSSDTATKCAPGTESIDSQRSNWVEGILGCMRPVWTMLSKTAINEKIKNLATDDWEIPFGDISEMKWVASGAQGAVFKGKLNREIVAVKKVKEPKETDIRHLKKLNHPNIVQFKGVCTKPPSYCIIMEFCPFGPLYDFLRAGEPVPPVRLVSWSKQIAAGMGYLHAHKIIHRDLKSPNVLIGQDEVVKITDFGTSRQWNEVSTKMTFVGTVAWMAPEVIRNDPCSEKVDIWSYGVVLWELLSGEIPYKDVDSSAVMWGVGSNSLHLPIPTSCPEGFGLLVKQCWATKPRNRPSFKLIEMHLAIAAVDVLSLEPEDYFKAQQSWKKEIQEHMEHMPLFTNTSPRFENDLILRRKNELRQAQDVREHYERKLERTNNLYLELNAILLQLELRERDVIKREQQSTGYKQYKKRLVRPLLKAQERLYRKRNGTVQFSTSSTPTTPPSPTDSPQSPVKAIMYTQLNESNQPETVLASNNSFKQRKYRHRRVGSGCGLSSSPRSSPHRERKSIEASVRFIDSHTQTDIMDISETDHSPLPNIASFSPERSSLEAVRKQSLNKQAMECVNGNPILPETHYPMLISSCSSPEPLNENNANGNERLKDCSDDDNLETLGRKVSEIIIANRLIIDNGNGEDVVISHRNKEDSGKLPGHYAEQSDIKLRISSDNTDDREDDACEESWSDEEGEDPSYTYNYSLRRRSIARKPIGPGCRLRRSKPTIPGRMQRALASDEENTSEYSHPPSSQTSTLESNPDVQRVLRNIQHSQKRKEIDDASDTSSQSETDEISEVTIASQPANGTMKMESRV
- the LOC126849962 gene encoding mitogen-activated protein kinase kinase kinase 12 isoform X1 encodes the protein MRTLAEIEILAQSKMYNLETEETGMSADMNGVVLSSPHPETHIFTNSMLCIQEELAQLSEIAASPERLITELREVQLPNSNPNSGSSSSDTATKCAPGTESIDSQRSNWVEGILGCMRPVWTMLSKTAINEKIKNLATDDWEIPFGDISEMKWVASGAQGAVFKGKLNREIVAVKKVKEPKETDIRHLKKLNHPNIVQFKGVCTKPPSYCIIMEFCPFGPLYDFLRAGEPVPPVRLVSWSKQIAAGMGYLHAHKIIHRDLKSPNVLIGQDEVVKITDFGTSRQWNEVSTKMTFVGTVAWMAPEVIRNDPCSEKVDIWSYGVVLWELLSGEIPYKDVDSSAVMWGVGSNSLHLPIPTSCPEGFGLLVKQCWATKPRNRPSFKLIEMHLAIAAVDVLSLEPEDYFKAQQSWKKEIQEHMEHMPLFTNTSPRFENDLILRRKNELRQAQDVREHYERKLERTNNLYLELNAILLQLELRERDVINKQRYTALQNRVLYLEHSRKPTDRNKYLVCLRREQQSTGYKQYKKRLVRPLLKAQERLYRKRNGTVQFSTSSTPTTPPSPTDSPQSPVKAIMYTQLNESNQPETVLASNNSFKQRKYRHRRVGSGCGLSSSPRSSPHRERKSIEASVRFIDSHTQTDIMDISETDHSPLPNIASFSPERSSLEAVRKQSLNKQAMECVNGNPILPETHYPMLISSCSSPEPLNENNANGNERLKDCSDDDNLETLGRKVSEIIIANRLIIDNGNGEDVVISHRNKEDSGKLPGHYAEQSDIKLRISSDNTDDREDDACEESWSDEEGEDPSYTYNYSLRRRSIARKPIGPGCRLRRSKPTIPGRMQRALASDEENTSEYSHPPSSQTSTLESNPDVQRVLRNIQHSQKRKEIDDASDTSSQSETDEISEVTIASQPANGTMKMESRV